A single Bifidobacterium asteroides DNA region contains:
- a CDS encoding DUF2318 domain-containing protein, whose amino-acid sequence MLEQFVTVLPGTLAPALLVMVFSVLLGVGEGRDRPRSSSWRLIGLGVGVLGALVFALLRATVIINRRTMVNYPTLVACVLTDLAAIAVVLAADRLVSDWHRRPWAMDLVNALAALAIALTTFRALPDVILQLTAFVEPGEPVMTSAVLLRALGFLLGLAAAVIVAAILRTMHTSCPRIAFRLAALLMVVLLLVRHGVALVALMQTTGLVLLHGWAFRVMALGYNADLILVLAQVLVFIIPVLACLVAGWRMPVTGASTADDRSHRAFRRRALASAVWSLVAMIGVTLALTVGTAQAHQVPVLSPPEKYSLTSDTATIRFSQVEDGHLHRFSYRAKDGTEMRFIIIRKNGAAYGVGLDACDNCGDAGYYEKDGKIICKKCDVAINLATIGFKGGCNPVPLPYKTGRGAILISTADLDALSSHFKS is encoded by the coding sequence ATGCTTGAGCAATTTGTCACGGTCTTGCCGGGGACGCTGGCCCCGGCCCTCCTGGTCATGGTTTTCAGTGTGCTGTTGGGGGTGGGCGAGGGCCGCGATCGGCCCCGTTCCTCCTCCTGGCGACTGATCGGTCTGGGGGTCGGCGTGCTGGGGGCGTTGGTCTTCGCCCTCCTGCGCGCCACCGTGATCATCAACCGGCGGACCATGGTCAACTACCCGACCCTGGTAGCCTGCGTTCTGACCGATCTGGCGGCCATCGCGGTGGTGCTGGCCGCCGACCGGCTGGTTTCAGACTGGCATCGCCGCCCCTGGGCCATGGATCTGGTCAACGCCCTGGCGGCCCTGGCCATAGCCCTGACCACCTTCCGTGCCCTGCCCGATGTCATCCTGCAGCTTACGGCCTTTGTAGAGCCGGGGGAGCCGGTGATGACCTCGGCCGTGCTTCTGAGGGCCTTGGGCTTCCTGCTCGGCCTGGCTGCCGCTGTGATAGTGGCTGCAATTCTGAGGACCATGCATACCTCCTGCCCCCGAATAGCCTTCCGTCTGGCCGCCCTGCTCATGGTGGTCCTGCTGCTGGTCCGGCACGGCGTAGCCCTGGTGGCCCTGATGCAGACCACCGGCCTGGTTCTTCTGCATGGCTGGGCCTTCCGGGTCATGGCCCTGGGTTACAACGCCGACCTCATCCTGGTGCTTGCCCAGGTTCTGGTCTTCATCATTCCAGTCCTGGCCTGCCTGGTCGCAGGCTGGCGCATGCCGGTGACCGGAGCCTCCACGGCCGACGACCGCAGCCACCGGGCCTTCCGTCGAAGGGCCCTGGCATCAGCGGTCTGGAGCCTGGTGGCCATGATCGGCGTCACCTTGGCCCTGACCGTGGGCACGGCCCAGGCCCACCAGGTGCCTGTGCTCTCGCCTCCGGAGAAGTATTCCTTGACCTCCGATACGGCTACCATTCGCTTCTCCCAGGTGGAGGATGGCCACCTGCATCGATTCAGCTACCGGGCCAAGGACGGCACCGAGATGCGCTTCATCATCATCCGCAAGAATGGCGCGGCCTACGGGGTAGGGCTGGATGCCTGCGATAACTGCGGGGATGCGGGCTACTACGAAAAAGACGGCAAGATCATCTGCAAGAAGTGCGACGTGGCCATCAACCTGGCCACCATCGGGTTCAAGGGCGGCTGTAATCCCGTCCCCCTGCCCTACAAAACCGGCCGGGGCGCCATACTGATCAGCACCGCCGACCTGGATGCCCTGTCCTCGCACTTTAAGAGCTGA
- a CDS encoding ABC transporter ATP-binding protein yields the protein MLLDLDHVSKIYGDLHALDDLNLSVPQGQWLAVVGSSGSGKTTLMNILGCMDTPSRGSVRLQGRPLEDLSQSQLADVRKNVIGLVFQKFYLVPHLTALENVMVAQYYHSVVDEDQAMKALDRVGLADRARHLPSQLSGGEQQRVCVARALINEPKLILADEPTGNLDEANERIVLDLFRQLHDQGTSLIVVTHDALVASCAQREIMLNHGVLAGEQWNDEEAKRAYLAAGGRPAFSGAPGDSGDQDIPVGFHDPTKTAKTGGTLPGSAADAEGGR from the coding sequence ATGCTGCTGGATCTGGACCATGTATCCAAGATCTACGGCGATCTGCATGCTTTGGACGACCTGAATCTGAGCGTCCCGCAAGGTCAGTGGCTGGCCGTGGTGGGGTCCTCCGGCTCAGGCAAGACAACCCTGATGAACATTCTGGGCTGCATGGACACACCCAGCCGTGGCTCGGTCCGCCTGCAGGGGCGGCCGTTGGAGGATCTGAGTCAGTCCCAGCTGGCCGATGTGCGCAAGAACGTGATCGGCCTGGTCTTCCAGAAGTTCTACCTGGTCCCGCATCTGACCGCCCTGGAGAACGTCATGGTGGCCCAGTACTACCATTCAGTGGTGGACGAGGACCAGGCCATGAAGGCCCTGGACCGGGTGGGCCTGGCGGATCGAGCCCGCCATCTGCCCAGCCAGCTTTCGGGCGGCGAGCAGCAGCGGGTCTGCGTGGCCCGGGCGCTGATCAATGAGCCCAAGCTGATCCTTGCTGACGAGCCCACTGGCAACCTGGACGAGGCCAATGAGAGGATCGTGCTGGACCTCTTCCGGCAATTGCATGACCAGGGAACCTCCCTGATTGTGGTCACCCACGATGCCCTGGTGGCCTCCTGCGCTCAGCGGGAGATCATGCTCAACCACGGTGTGCTGGCCGGCGAGCAGTGGAATGATGAGGAGGCCAAGCGGGCCTACCTGGCAGCCGGAGGTCGGCCGGCCTTCAGTGGAGCTCCTGGCGATTCCGGGGACCAGGATATTCCGGTGGGCTTCCACGACCCCACCAAGACGGCCAAGACCGGCGGCACCCTGCCGGGATCGGCTGCTGATGCAGAAGGAGGGCGTTGA
- a CDS encoding ABC transporter permease: MFFMRMMLRSFSRQFGRRMLIAVTVCLSACVATAMLGVVFDVGDKLNAELSTYGSNITVQAKADAVVSDLYGDQEGGPSGDESTPTAFLKESQVPKIKTIFWAYNITDFAPRLDLRGTVDQAAAPLVGTWFGRTVKVDSGESSTAGLKGLRPWWKVQGRWPKDEAVSGGKSEAMMGKELAARLGGRQVGDQVKVGLDGKQQTVTIVGIFDSGDADASSLYLPTKPLQEMSGLTDQIDQVEVKALTTPENDLARKAARNPAALSQDEWETWYCTAYPSSIAYQIEEAIPGSMAKQVRQVAALQGDVLQKTQAVMILMTVLSLLAAAIAVANLMASSISERSSEFALLKALGATDGAVSRLVLAETALIALAGALVGALLGSGVAQIVGRVVFGSGITMRPMVFVLVFVLLALTVLLASISSIRSILRLRPAEVLHGR; the protein is encoded by the coding sequence ATGTTCTTCATGCGAATGATGCTGCGGTCATTCAGCCGCCAGTTCGGGCGAAGAATGCTCATCGCCGTCACGGTCTGCCTGTCTGCCTGCGTGGCTACGGCCATGCTGGGGGTGGTCTTCGACGTAGGCGACAAGCTCAACGCAGAGCTGTCTACTTATGGATCCAACATCACGGTCCAGGCCAAGGCGGATGCCGTGGTCTCCGACCTCTACGGCGACCAGGAGGGCGGCCCATCAGGCGACGAGTCAACGCCGACAGCCTTCCTCAAGGAGTCCCAGGTGCCCAAGATCAAGACCATCTTTTGGGCCTACAACATCACCGACTTTGCCCCCCGCCTGGACCTTCGCGGCACTGTGGACCAGGCCGCCGCCCCCCTTGTGGGCACCTGGTTCGGCCGGACCGTCAAGGTCGACAGCGGTGAGAGCAGCACCGCGGGCCTGAAAGGTCTTCGACCATGGTGGAAGGTTCAAGGCCGCTGGCCCAAGGATGAGGCCGTATCCGGCGGCAAGTCTGAGGCCATGATGGGCAAGGAGCTGGCTGCACGACTGGGTGGCCGTCAAGTTGGCGACCAGGTCAAGGTGGGTCTGGATGGTAAACAGCAGACTGTCACCATTGTGGGCATCTTCGATTCCGGTGATGCTGATGCCTCCTCCCTCTACCTGCCTACCAAGCCGTTGCAGGAGATGTCCGGCCTGACCGATCAGATCGACCAGGTGGAGGTCAAGGCCCTGACCACGCCCGAGAACGACCTGGCCCGCAAGGCCGCACGAAATCCTGCTGCCCTCTCCCAGGACGAGTGGGAGACCTGGTACTGCACGGCTTATCCGTCCTCCATCGCCTACCAGATCGAGGAGGCCATACCCGGGTCCATGGCCAAGCAGGTCAGACAGGTGGCAGCCCTGCAGGGCGACGTTCTGCAAAAGACCCAGGCGGTCATGATTCTGATGACCGTGCTCAGCCTGCTGGCGGCAGCCATCGCCGTGGCCAACCTGATGGCATCCTCCATATCCGAGAGGTCCTCGGAGTTCGCTCTGCTCAAGGCCTTGGGCGCCACTGACGGGGCCGTGTCCCGACTGGTGCTGGCCGAGACGGCGCTGATCGCCTTGGCTGGGGCTCTGGTCGGCGCCCTGCTGGGCTCCGGAGTGGCACAGATTGTTGGCAGAGTGGTCTTCGGCTCGGGCATCACCATGAGGCCCATGGTCTTTGTGCTGGTCTTCGTGCTGCTGGCCCTGACCGTGCTGCTGGCGTCCATTTCGTCCATCAGATCGATTCTGCGGCTTCGGCCGGCGGAGGTGCTTCATGGCCGCTGA
- a CDS encoding amino acid permease translates to MNRTGNGPLAQQNQGDSASAGDGMERGLSNRHVQFIAIGGTIGTGLFLGSGKSIALTGPSIILVYIGVGVIMYLLMRAIGELMYRSPVQHTFIAFISRYLGQGWGSFAGWSYWIVLILIGMSELTAVGTYFVTFFGTFGIDLSAWRGLIELCFLAAMVCINLIAVRVFGETEFWFSMIKITLILAMIATAVVMVITGFHYPAVHMPGQDRISPAGHAGLDNITTGLSMAPNGWMAFFMSFQMVFFAYEMIEFVGVTVSETQNPRKVLPKAINQIILRVLIFYVGALVAIMLIVPWRSFRPNADGSFTSPFVMVFRYAGVDWAAALVFFVVITAASSSLNSLLYSAGRNLFQLAAAGHSPVMRSLHTISRRGKVPARAIILSGVLILLSPVLHLLPGFEDTFVLFTSCSSAVIIFIYILTLLAHRRYRTSPDFMPDGFIMPAYRVTGAVAIAFFVLIYLSLFLAPDTRYPAILGLVWLLVFGGICLWKHRGEALSVD, encoded by the coding sequence ATGAACCGTACGGGCAATGGCCCTTTGGCGCAGCAGAATCAAGGTGACAGCGCCTCGGCAGGCGACGGCATGGAACGCGGTCTGAGCAACCGTCATGTACAGTTCATTGCCATCGGGGGCACCATCGGCACCGGGCTCTTCCTGGGGTCGGGCAAGTCCATAGCCCTGACCGGTCCCTCCATCATCCTGGTCTACATCGGCGTCGGCGTGATCATGTACCTGCTCATGCGGGCCATCGGCGAGCTCATGTATCGCAGCCCCGTCCAGCACACCTTCATCGCCTTCATCAGCCGCTACCTGGGCCAGGGGTGGGGATCCTTCGCCGGCTGGTCCTACTGGATCGTGCTCATCCTGATCGGCATGTCCGAGCTGACTGCCGTGGGCACCTACTTCGTCACCTTCTTCGGCACCTTCGGCATCGATCTGAGCGCTTGGCGGGGCCTGATCGAGCTCTGCTTCCTGGCGGCCATGGTGTGCATCAACCTGATTGCCGTGCGGGTCTTCGGGGAGACCGAGTTCTGGTTCTCCATGATCAAGATCACCCTGATCCTGGCCATGATCGCCACGGCCGTGGTCATGGTCATCACGGGCTTCCACTATCCGGCGGTTCACATGCCGGGGCAGGATCGGATCAGCCCGGCCGGCCATGCGGGCCTGGACAACATCACCACCGGTCTGAGCATGGCGCCCAACGGGTGGATGGCCTTCTTCATGAGCTTCCAGATGGTCTTCTTCGCCTACGAGATGATCGAATTCGTTGGGGTCACCGTCTCCGAGACCCAGAATCCCCGCAAGGTCCTGCCCAAGGCCATCAACCAGATCATCCTGAGGGTGCTGATCTTCTACGTGGGCGCCTTGGTCGCCATCATGCTGATCGTGCCCTGGCGCTCCTTCCGCCCCAACGCTGACGGCAGCTTCACCTCGCCATTCGTCATGGTCTTTCGCTACGCCGGGGTCGACTGGGCGGCCGCTCTGGTCTTCTTCGTGGTCATCACGGCAGCCAGCTCCTCGCTGAATTCCCTGCTCTATTCCGCCGGCCGCAACCTCTTCCAGCTGGCCGCCGCCGGCCACTCTCCGGTGATGCGCAGCCTGCATACGATTTCACGCCGCGGCAAGGTGCCTGCCCGGGCCATCATTTTGTCTGGGGTGTTGATCCTCCTGTCTCCGGTGCTGCATCTGCTGCCCGGCTTCGAGGACACCTTCGTCCTGTTCACCTCCTGCTCGAGCGCGGTCATCATCTTCATCTACATCCTGACCCTGCTTGCTCACCGTCGCTACCGGACCAGCCCGGACTTCATGCCTGACGGGTTCATCATGCCGGCCTACCGGGTGACTGGAGCCGTTGCCATCGCCTTCTTCGTCCTGATCTATCTCTCGCTCTTCCTGGCTCCCGACACCCGGTATCCGGCCATACTGGGATTGGTCTGGCTGCTGGTCTTCGGCGGCATCTGCCTGTGGAAGCACAGGGGCGAGGCGTTGTCGGTCGACTGA
- a CDS encoding amino acid permease, with the protein MDQPKESQGKNLRKTLKNRHIQLISLGGAIGTGLFYGSGESISLAGPAIIIAYLIGGLAIFMIVRAMSEMSVEDPKSGAFSYYATRYWSKRAGFVSGWNYWMNYVLVSMVELSVVGTFVNFWFPAIPAWVSAAFFLVVITAANLMGVSKFGEFEFWFAIIKIAAIVAMIIGGLAVVVMALPTANGLRASFANWFTVGGGFLPNGLMRHGANGQWTGLLMSLAVVMFSFGGTELIGITAGEASDPHRTIPKATNAIIWRILVFYILTLGVIMAVVPWNAIGKPNAQGMVVSPFVQIFDSVGVHAAAGILNFVCLTAVMSVYNSALYSNSRMLFSLARQGNAPKYLGRLSKGGVPYAGVLTSACIIALAVVVVFLWPQFAFNYLMSIATISAIINWSMIMVTEMLFRRAVARGEGPGDLAGKTGKSALNALHFKLPFAKVTPWAVLAFLAMIMVLMCFSPSYRVAVIAGPIWLIVLLTAYQLTQRRV; encoded by the coding sequence ATGGATCAACCCAAGGAGTCGCAGGGCAAGAACCTGCGCAAAACCCTGAAGAACAGGCACATCCAGCTCATCTCGCTGGGCGGCGCCATAGGGACGGGACTCTTCTACGGGTCCGGGGAATCCATCTCATTGGCAGGGCCGGCCATCATCATCGCCTATCTGATAGGCGGTCTGGCCATCTTCATGATCGTCAGGGCCATGAGCGAAATGAGCGTGGAAGACCCCAAGTCCGGCGCTTTCAGCTACTATGCCACCCGCTACTGGTCCAAGCGGGCGGGCTTCGTGTCGGGATGGAACTACTGGATGAACTACGTCCTGGTATCCATGGTCGAACTCTCCGTGGTGGGCACCTTCGTCAACTTCTGGTTCCCGGCAATCCCCGCCTGGGTCTCTGCGGCCTTCTTCCTGGTGGTCATCACAGCGGCCAATCTGATGGGAGTCAGCAAGTTCGGCGAGTTCGAGTTCTGGTTCGCCATCATCAAGATCGCGGCCATCGTCGCCATGATCATCGGCGGCCTGGCTGTCGTGGTCATGGCCCTGCCCACGGCCAACGGACTGCGGGCCTCCTTCGCCAATTGGTTCACCGTGGGCGGCGGGTTCCTGCCCAACGGACTCATGCGTCACGGGGCCAATGGCCAGTGGACCGGTCTGCTCATGTCGCTGGCGGTGGTCATGTTCAGCTTCGGCGGCACCGAGCTGATCGGCATCACCGCCGGGGAGGCCTCCGATCCCCATCGGACCATCCCCAAGGCCACCAACGCCATCATCTGGAGGATTCTGGTCTTCTACATCCTGACGCTTGGGGTGATCATGGCCGTAGTCCCCTGGAATGCCATCGGCAAGCCCAACGCACAGGGCATGGTCGTCAGCCCCTTCGTCCAGATATTCGACTCGGTGGGAGTCCACGCGGCCGCAGGCATCCTCAACTTCGTCTGCCTGACTGCGGTCATGAGCGTTTACAACTCGGCCCTCTACTCCAACTCCCGCATGCTCTTCTCCCTGGCCCGGCAGGGCAATGCCCCCAAGTACCTGGGACGGCTTTCCAAGGGAGGCGTGCCCTACGCAGGAGTGCTGACCTCAGCCTGCATCATCGCCCTGGCCGTGGTCGTGGTCTTCCTCTGGCCGCAGTTCGCCTTCAACTACCTGATGAGCATCGCCACGATCTCGGCCATCATCAACTGGTCCATGATCATGGTGACCGAGATGCTCTTCCGGCGTGCCGTAGCACGAGGCGAGGGGCCGGGCGACCTGGCTGGCAAGACCGGCAAAAGCGCTTTGAACGCCCTGCACTTCAAGCTGCCCTTTGCCAAGGTGACCCCTTGGGCGGTCCTGGCCTTCCTGGCCATGATCATGGTGCTCATGTGCTTCTCGCCCAGCTACCGTGTGGCCGTCATCGCCGGGCCCATCTGGCTGATCGTCCTTCTGACGGCCTACCAGCTGACCCAGCGGCGAGTCTGA
- a CDS encoding FTR1 family iron permease, with the protein MVAQVCRTRVARTAGSLLSCLLLALIFLFLQTPQSAMAASGTTDYDSWAQVAGSVSHQLDRGCEDYARGDRAGAASQFMGAYNVGYVGSGFVSVVESTLGQDRRNALDGQFQALQSQAYAPDAGQALIQGSEKLKADLAAVASQLDATQGLANPRAYAKAQQEQIKADRRRLDAAKKHRNTGKGNRTWTQVAHEMTPILDQALAQASKGQGQAGSDLVNKAYYQYYEKLGFEKNVMNAISGNRVSQVEYQFKETRMAMVAGKPAKTLVNDLKSMLIEDAAILDGGAADQVNGWTSFLTSAFGQAFVVLLREGLEAILVVAAIIAYLVKSGHKDKVRHIYWGIAAGLVASGLVALLFTLLFNGNGPQQEILEGVVALVAMLMLLYTSNWMLSKSSVESWNHYIQSRTVAAISKGSVISLALLSFLAVFREGAETVMFYQAIFAMAPGGSREIWTGFAAAAVVLVIVFVLIRFTSVKIPIRPFFIITSLLMAVMVVIFAGGGVHALIEGDLVPATYLPGVPTSDWIGLYPYTQTIGAQILAALVVVVLAIVSTRRLHKQEQAQSNQDSGRSTSATARQAETEQAAEGAVPSEVTASMQTPKSEGQS; encoded by the coding sequence ATGGTTGCACAGGTCTGCAGGACGCGAGTGGCCAGGACCGCTGGCTCCCTGCTCTCATGCCTGCTGTTGGCTCTGATATTCCTGTTCCTGCAGACCCCGCAGTCGGCCATGGCGGCGAGCGGAACCACGGATTATGACAGCTGGGCCCAGGTGGCAGGCTCAGTATCCCATCAGTTGGATAGAGGGTGTGAGGACTATGCCCGGGGGGATCGTGCCGGGGCGGCCTCGCAGTTCATGGGGGCCTACAACGTGGGCTACGTGGGTTCAGGATTCGTCTCGGTCGTGGAATCGACCCTGGGGCAGGACAGGCGCAACGCTCTGGACGGACAGTTCCAGGCCCTGCAGAGCCAGGCCTACGCCCCGGATGCCGGGCAGGCCCTGATCCAGGGCAGTGAAAAGCTCAAGGCCGATCTGGCTGCTGTGGCCTCCCAGCTGGATGCCACCCAGGGGCTGGCCAATCCCCGCGCCTATGCCAAGGCTCAGCAGGAGCAGATCAAGGCTGACCGTCGACGGCTAGATGCAGCCAAGAAACATCGGAACACCGGCAAGGGCAATCGAACCTGGACCCAGGTGGCCCACGAGATGACGCCCATCCTGGATCAGGCGCTCGCCCAGGCATCCAAGGGACAGGGCCAGGCGGGATCCGACCTGGTCAACAAGGCCTATTACCAGTACTACGAAAAGCTGGGCTTTGAGAAGAACGTCATGAACGCCATCAGCGGCAACAGGGTCTCCCAGGTCGAGTACCAGTTCAAGGAGACCCGGATGGCCATGGTGGCGGGCAAGCCGGCCAAGACCCTGGTGAACGACCTGAAAAGCATGCTGATCGAGGATGCAGCCATTCTGGATGGAGGCGCCGCGGACCAGGTCAATGGGTGGACGTCCTTCCTGACCTCCGCCTTCGGCCAGGCCTTCGTGGTTCTGCTGCGGGAGGGGCTGGAGGCCATCCTGGTGGTGGCTGCCATCATCGCCTACCTGGTCAAGTCCGGCCATAAAGACAAGGTTCGGCACATCTACTGGGGCATTGCGGCAGGTCTGGTGGCCAGCGGGCTGGTGGCCCTGCTCTTCACTCTGCTCTTCAACGGGAACGGTCCCCAGCAGGAGATCCTGGAGGGCGTGGTGGCCCTGGTGGCCATGCTCATGCTGCTCTACACCAGCAACTGGATGCTGTCCAAGTCCTCTGTGGAATCCTGGAACCACTACATTCAAAGCCGGACGGTGGCTGCTATCTCGAAGGGCAGTGTGATCTCCCTGGCCCTGCTTTCCTTCCTGGCGGTCTTCCGCGAGGGGGCTGAGACGGTCATGTTCTACCAGGCCATCTTCGCCATGGCCCCTGGAGGCTCACGGGAGATCTGGACCGGTTTTGCGGCCGCCGCCGTGGTCCTGGTCATCGTTTTCGTGCTCATCCGCTTCACCTCGGTCAAGATCCCCATCCGGCCCTTCTTCATCATCACCAGCCTGCTCATGGCGGTCATGGTGGTCATCTTCGCCGGGGGCGGGGTTCACGCCCTGATCGAGGGCGACCTGGTGCCGGCCACCTATCTGCCCGGGGTGCCCACCAGCGACTGGATCGGGCTGTATCCATACACGCAGACCATCGGCGCCCAGATCCTGGCGGCCCTGGTCGTGGTCGTGCTGGCAATTGTGTCGACCCGCCGCCTGCACAAGCAGGAGCAGGCGCAGTCGAATCAGGACTCCGGCAGGTCAACGTCGGCAACCGCCCGCCAGGCGGAAACCGAGCAGGCTGCCGAAGGGGCTGTGCCCTCTGAGGTCACGGCATCCATGCAAACACCAAAGAGCGAAGGACAATCATGA
- a CDS encoding iron transporter, protein MKKRQLTALVALVLSGTLALAGCGSGGSGTREAPAPEASGASQSSAGKGAGFEEIPIPPDDQQKGPLNIGTVFFQPIDMEPASMGLKAADASLHLEADIHALPNNNLGYAKGEFVPDLTVNYTIQNKDDPNDKQSGTFMQMNASDGPHYGANIKMEKAGSYKLTYSIDSPEKKGWMLHVDPETGVKGHFWTEPIVVSWDWDYTPHQW, encoded by the coding sequence ATGAAGAAGAGACAATTGACCGCCCTGGTCGCGCTGGTGCTCTCAGGCACCCTGGCCCTGGCGGGGTGCGGTTCCGGCGGGTCAGGCACCCGTGAGGCCCCCGCGCCTGAGGCTTCCGGTGCCTCCCAGTCCTCGGCGGGCAAGGGGGCCGGATTCGAAGAGATCCCCATCCCGCCCGACGATCAGCAGAAGGGCCCTCTAAACATCGGCACGGTCTTCTTCCAGCCCATCGACATGGAGCCTGCCTCCATGGGGCTGAAGGCTGCGGATGCCAGCCTGCACCTGGAGGCTGATATCCACGCCCTGCCCAACAACAACCTGGGCTATGCCAAGGGGGAGTTCGTTCCGGATCTGACCGTCAACTACACCATCCAGAACAAGGATGACCCCAACGACAAGCAGTCCGGCACCTTCATGCAGATGAACGCCTCGGATGGCCCGCATTACGGAGCCAATATCAAGATGGAGAAGGCTGGATCCTACAAGCTGACCTATTCCATCGACTCCCCGGAGAAGAAGGGCTGGATGCTGCACGTCGATCCGGAGACCGGCGTGAAGGGACACTTCTGGACCGAGCCCATCGTGGTTAGCTGGGACTGGGACTACACGCCCCACCAGTGGTAA
- a CDS encoding ABC transporter permease: MTNTRMFLTMLFGAVFRRRGRALMAVVASLVGAATLFCLAAVCIEAPRQINQEMRSYGANLVVSPIQGGNRSGSGIEQSMVDHTTHMVTAKAPARYATYRYETVQVNAGAREMAGIHPDQVRQLNRHWSVEGSWPQSGSVMVGRDLADSLGLTTGKQITIGYPAGKVTATGKTGGQGRDFRVGGIVDTGGSEDRIIYADLADLELLTGAKRGTDVIEYSVNTMTSGLKTIAASINDMTSMGVKARPVTRITAGDSHTIAMLQSLFWLVSVVVLVLTFVGVGTTMASIVSQRRSEIGLRKALGASSRGIAMEFLAESACYGLAGGLIGTALGYGFARLLCLSVFQRPLGFNWWLALGTVLLSVAISMIASIRPVLRASRIDPALVLREE, encoded by the coding sequence ATGACCAACACTCGTATGTTCCTGACCATGCTCTTCGGGGCCGTCTTCCGCCGTAGGGGCCGGGCCCTGATGGCCGTGGTGGCCTCCTTGGTGGGTGCGGCCACCCTTTTCTGCCTGGCGGCGGTCTGCATCGAAGCCCCCAGGCAGATCAACCAGGAGATGCGCTCCTACGGGGCCAACCTGGTTGTCTCGCCCATTCAGGGAGGCAATCGGTCCGGCTCCGGCATCGAGCAGAGCATGGTGGACCACACCACCCACATGGTGACTGCCAAGGCCCCGGCGCGGTACGCCACCTATCGATATGAGACGGTGCAGGTCAATGCCGGGGCCCGCGAGATGGCCGGCATCCACCCCGACCAGGTGCGTCAGCTCAACCGTCACTGGAGTGTTGAGGGATCCTGGCCACAGTCCGGTTCGGTCATGGTAGGGCGGGATCTGGCAGATTCACTGGGGCTGACCACCGGTAAGCAGATAACTATTGGTTACCCCGCTGGAAAGGTCACCGCCACAGGCAAGACCGGGGGGCAGGGTCGTGACTTTCGTGTGGGAGGCATTGTCGATACTGGCGGTTCTGAAGATCGGATCATTTACGCCGACCTGGCTGACCTGGAGCTCCTGACCGGGGCCAAGCGGGGTACCGATGTCATCGAATACTCGGTCAACACCATGACTTCTGGGCTGAAGACCATCGCTGCCAGCATCAACGACATGACCTCCATGGGGGTCAAGGCCCGGCCGGTCACCAGGATCACAGCGGGCGACAGCCACACCATCGCCATGCTCCAGTCGCTCTTCTGGCTGGTTTCGGTGGTGGTGCTGGTCCTGACCTTTGTGGGCGTGGGGACCACCATGGCCTCCATCGTCTCCCAGCGGCGTAGCGAGATCGGCCTGCGCAAGGCTCTGGGCGCCTCCTCGCGGGGGATAGCCATGGAGTTTCTGGCTGAGTCGGCCTGCTACGGATTGGCAGGAGGCCTGATCGGCACCGCTCTGGGCTATGGCTTCGCCCGGCTGCTCTGCCTGTCCGTCTTCCAGCGGCCGCTGGGCTTCAACTGGTGGCTGGCCCTGGGCACGGTCCTGCTGAGCGTGGCCATATCCATGATCGCATCCATCCGGCCGGTCCTCCGGGCTTCGCGTATCGACCCGGCTCTGGTTTTGAGGGAGGAATGA
- a CDS encoding FMN-binding protein, with protein sequence MAKSKSRGLATASATLATLVAVGSLLGGCGSQQAKPMDDEFAGSGAESSSAPGSAEGPGAAGEGKPTAVSRDGLPAAPADTGNYHDGTYALTGKYGRDGADTIDVDLDLSGGQVSRVQVQGHSDSPISRGHMERFARAVPGVVQGRPLKDLKVEKVAGASWTSDAFNKALDLARLEASADRSS encoded by the coding sequence ATGGCTAAAAGCAAGTCTCGGGGACTGGCCACGGCCTCGGCAACATTGGCGACCCTGGTGGCGGTGGGCTCTCTTTTGGGCGGCTGCGGAAGCCAGCAGGCCAAGCCCATGGACGACGAGTTCGCCGGGTCAGGCGCAGAGTCCAGCTCTGCTCCAGGGTCAGCGGAAGGACCCGGCGCGGCGGGCGAGGGCAAGCCTACGGCCGTCTCGCGTGATGGGTTGCCGGCCGCTCCGGCCGACACGGGCAACTATCATGACGGCACCTACGCTCTGACGGGCAAGTACGGGCGTGACGGGGCCGACACCATCGATGTGGATCTGGATCTGTCGGGAGGGCAGGTGAGCCGGGTCCAGGTCCAGGGGCATTCGGACTCGCCCATTTCACGCGGTCACATGGAACGCTTCGCCCGGGCTGTGCCCGGTGTGGTCCAAGGGCGTCCGCTCAAAGACCTCAAGGTGGAGAAGGTGGCCGGGGCCAGCTGGACCTCGGACGCCTTCAACAAGGCCCTGGACCTGGCTCGGCTGGAGGCTTCGGCGGACAGGTCTTCCTGA